One window from the genome of Bacteroidota bacterium encodes:
- a CDS encoding rhodanese-like domain-containing protein — translation MSKHAPRFVRLVDDARARITETDVSTVAARLERGDDFVLVDVREGSEWAAGHLPGAVHLGRGVLERDIEVAVPNLDAEIVLYCGGGYRSALAADNLGRMGYTSVASMDGGVRGWKAAGHAMEAG, via the coding sequence ATGTCCAAGCACGCTCCCCGGTTCGTCCGCCTCGTGGACGACGCCCGCGCCCGCATCACCGAGACCGACGTTTCCACGGTCGCCGCCCGGCTGGAGCGCGGCGACGACTTCGTGCTGGTCGACGTGCGCGAGGGGAGTGAGTGGGCCGCCGGGCACCTCCCCGGCGCGGTCCACCTGGGCCGAGGCGTCCTCGAGCGCGACATCGAGGTAGCCGTCCCCAACCTCGACGCAGAGATCGTGCTCTACTGCGGCGGCGGCTACCGCTCGGCTCTGGCGGCCGACAACCTCGGGCGGATGGGCTACACAAGCGTCGCCTCGATGGACGGCGGCGTCCGGGGCTGGAAGGCCGCCGGGCACGCGATGGAAGCGGGGTGA